In Crassostrea angulata isolate pt1a10 chromosome 4, ASM2561291v2, whole genome shotgun sequence, one genomic interval encodes:
- the LOC128179277 gene encoding pentatricopeptide repeat domain-containing protein 3, mitochondrial-like, translated as MGTCLRGSNVLWKAKLFQRIQLIQCASCSQLQNSSMKGSYPRISAPMKIKRSPTAVLEALEETVGHECRDYGVYQIDDPFLYYNHYRKVTVMLANISGRKTGKLMAEKYAALFEGTPAHTPVEPPIEAFNPMEEVKEDDIEEAIKEYIKRRDVDKVIELCESEQLTDGSTLSDETYESLIYFLSFHLETDHSITDAQEAELNNRVRGGKRYEFLVTKFLCEEKQTPELFNAVLRFYLTSRSPSNIQNRKKQYELSLKSKVPLERLTYHYLLANSRKVLDDLSIAKSVERMMYDMKAAGYSPTLETFNHALMGLVWPKEFNNGDEAVNLEFSLKLIAEMKQLGIEPSLDTWSIFISQFDTQVFPKGRNSDVMRIMNSIMDEIEDKKFKDVGKEGRMFLPKAMKVALFHQDLEFAYRLDAFYKKGQNYKIMSDIDLYKHRMILFILAAYLESDMAKVVSLVTALQPMDEVYFLPGLRVFINSLKVTKSYQFIPDLLPTFQTSHRCIHQILDFLADKKQPQMIQMKMSEYVKDLLELMPALMTRNVRFYIETYEFMMIIALNADNMNLAWDIFSFLVENRKNIRGELMNIKPFEDLLNFYIDADDLRNCSEIVKFVAKDCPPEVAKAMIEKIEMNVPMNELERTQLEKMREMTARTYRKYSVQ; from the exons ATGGGAACATGTTTAAGAGGTTCAAATGTTTTATGGAAGGCAAAATTATTTCAGAG GATACAGTTAATCCAATGTGCATCATGTTCACAACTACAGAATTCCAGCATGAAGG GCTCATATCCCAGAATTTCAGCCCCCATGAAGATAAAAAG ATCTCCGACGGCAGTACTTGAAGCACTCGAAGAAACAGTCGGCCAT GAGTGCAGAGATTACGGAGTATATCAAATAGACGATCCGTTCCTATATTACAACCATTACAGAAAG GTTACTGTCATGCTAGCTAATATATCAGGGAGAAAAACGGGCAAACTGATGGCCGAAAAGTATGCAGCCTTGTTTGAGGGGACCCCAGCTCACACCCCAGTGGAACCTCCCATTGAG GCATTTAATCCCATGGAGGAGGTAAAGGAAGATGATATAGAGGAGGCGATCAAAGAATACATCAAGAGAAGAGATGTAGACAAAGTGATCGAACTCTGCGAATCGGAACAATTGACAGATG GTAGTACCTTGAGTGACGAAACTTATGAAAGTTTGATATACTTCTTAAGCTTTCACCTAGAAACAGATCACAGCATTACAGATGCTCAGGAAGCGGAGCTCAACAACAGAGTGAGAGGAGGAAAGAG gtaTGAGTTTTTAGTTACAAAGTTTCTATGCGAGGAAAAGCAGACTCCAGAGCTATTTAATGCAGTTTTACGCTTCTATCTTACCAGCAGGAGTCCTAGT AatattcaaaatagaaaaaagcaaTATGAGTTGTCCTTAAAGAGCAAAGTTCCAT TAGAACGACTGACATACCACTATCTCCTTGCCAATTCAAGAAAAGTCTTGGATGATTTGAGTATTGCTAAAAGTGTAGAG AGAATGATGTATGACATGAAAGCGGCTGGCTACAGCCCCACCCTAGAGACATTCAACCACGCCCTGATGGGGCTTGTGTGGCCGAAGGAGTTCAACAACGGAGACGAAGCCGTTAACTTGGAATTCAGCTTGAAGctaattgcagaaatgaaacaACTCGGAATAG AGCCCAGTCTGGACACATGGAGTATATTCATCTCACAGTTTGATACACAAGTATTTCCAAAGGGTCGCA atTCGGATGTAATGCGGATAATGAATAGTATAATGGATGAGATCGAGGATAAAAAGTTTAAGGATGTTGGCAAAGAAGGCA GGATGTTTTTGCCAAAAGCAATGAAAGTG GCTCTATTTCATCAGGACCTGGAATTTGCCTATAGACTGGATGCGTTCTACAAAAAAGGCCAGAACTACAAAATAATGAGTGACATCGACTTGTACAAACATAG GATGATACTGTTTATTTTGGCTGCCTACTTGGAGTCAGACATGGCAAAGGTTGTCTCCCTGGTTACTGCTCTTCAGCCAATG GATGAAGTATATTTCCTACCAGGACTCCGTGTGTTTATCAACTCCTTAAAAGTGACTAAATCATACCAATTTATTCCTGATTTACTCCCAA cttTCCAAACCAGCCATCGCTGTATCCACCAGATTTTAGACTTTTTAGCAGATAAAAAACAGCCACAGATG ATTCAGATGAAGATGTCTGAATATGTCAAAGATCTTCTGGAGTTAATGCCTGCTCTGATGACGAGAAATGTGAG attttacattGAGACCTATGAGTTTATGATGATCATCGCACTGAATGCAGATAACATGAATCTTGCTTG GGATATATTCTCTTTCTTGGTAGAAAACAGGAAAAATATTAGAGGAGAGCTTATGAA catcAAACCTTTTGAAGATTTGCTGAACTTTTATATTGATGCCGATGATCTAAGAAACTGCAGT GAGATAGTCAAGTTTGTGGCCAAAGATTGTCCACCAGAGGTTGCTAAAGCCATGATCGAGAAAATCGAGATGAATGTGCCAATGAATGAATTAGAAAG AACACAGTTAGAAAAGATGAGGGAAATGACAGCGAGGACGTATAGGAAATATTCCGTTCAATAA